In Haematobia irritans isolate KBUSLIRL chromosome 1, ASM5000362v1, whole genome shotgun sequence, a genomic segment contains:
- the ppan gene encoding brix domain-containing protein peter pan, which produces MGKSKKKHPKKRTAAFKESEPSELAEAPHSFIIHRGLTCPYITDLTLDFRKIMEPFTASELKEKKINRIKDFVAVSSFFHVSHMGIFNKAATQLSFKVARLPRGPTLTFKVHQFTLARDVISLNKKQFVDDSIYKHSPLVVMNNFTGDGKHLKLMAHTFQNMFPAINLAEINIATIRRCVLFSFNPETNLVDMRHYSIQVVPVGLTKGVKKLVMGKIPNLAKCEDIADFIMQDGNASESEAEEDENSQVVLPQTLKRKGNLENNKSAVQLQEIGPRMTLQLMKIEDGLLTGEVLYHDHIVKTEEEKEALRKMVEKKQKLKEQRKKQQAENRARKLKELEKKGKHSVDTTNNDDQENGDMEERGAASDLDDDAVYYKEEVGEEPDEELFKSTEPESRKRTKLPKSFKSKKPKLDIQSSKSMNKKNPGEKVKNGYKGKKSFGEKENGGFKGKKTFGGKKKAGLKDKKSFKFNKRK; this is translated from the exons ATGGGCAAATCTAAAAAGAAACATCCTAAAAAACGTACCGCAGCATTCAAAGAAAGCGAACCAAGTGAATTGGCTGAAGCTCCACATTCATTTATTATACATCGTGGTCTAACATGCCCATATATCACAGATCTAACATTGGATTTTCGTAAAATTATGGAGCCATTTACGGCCAGTGAGCTGaaggaaaagaaaataaaccGCATAAAGGATTTTGTTGCTGTTAGTAGCTTCTTCCATGTCTCCCACATGGGAATTTTCAATAAGGCTGCCACACAGCTATCCTTTAAAGTTGCTCGCTTGCCTCGAGGTCCTACGTTAACTTTTAAAGTTCATCAATTTACTCTGGCAAGAGATGTAATATCGTTGAATAAGAAACAATTTGTGGACGATAGTATCTATAAACATTCTCCCTTGGTGGTAATGAATAATTTTACTGGTGATGGAAAGCATTTGAAATTGATGGCACACACCTTTCAAAATATGTTTCCCGCTATAAATTTGGCAGAG ATTAACATAGCCACCATTAGAAGATGTGTACTTTTTTCCTTTAACCCGGAAACCAATTTAGTTGATATGAGACATTATTCAATACAAGTTGTACCTGTGGGTCTAACGAAAGGGGTCAAAAAATTGGTTATGGGTAAaataccaaatttggccaaatgcgAAGATATAGCAGACTTTATTATGCA AGATGGCAATGCTTCAGAGTCAGAGGCCGAAGAAGATGAAAATTCTCAGGTTGTTCTGCCCCAAACTCTTAAACGTAAAggcaatttggaaaataataaatCCGCTGTGCAACTTCAAGAAATTGGACCACGTATGACTTTACAGCTTATGAAAATTGAGGATGGTTTGCTCACTGGTGAAGTTCTTTATCACGATCACATCGTTAAGACGGAGGAAGAAAAAGAGGCCTTAAGAAAAATGGTGGAGAAGAAGCAGAAATTGAAAGAGCAACGTAAAAAACAACAAGCAGAAAATAGAGCCCGGAAACTCAAAGAACTTGAAAAGAAAGGCAAGCATTCAGTGGACACAACAAACAATGACGACCAGGAAAATGGAGATATGGAAGAAAGAGGGGCAGCCAGTGACCTGGATGATGATGCTGTCTATTATAAAGAGGAAGTTGGCGAGGAACCCGACGAAGAACTTTTCAAATCTACAGAACCCGAATCAAGAAAACGGACGAAATTGCCCAAGAGTTTCAAaagtaaaaaaccaaaattggaCATACAGAGTTCAAAGAGTATGAACAAGAAAAATCCTggtgaaaaagtcaaaaatggctacaaaggaaaaaaatcatttggaGAAAAAGAGAATGGTGGCTTTAAAGGCAAAAAAACTTTCGGTGGTAAGAAAAAAGCCGGCCTAAAGgacaaaaaatcttttaaatttaataaaaggaaataa
- the Bdbt gene encoding bride of doubletime, with protein sequence MEWYIGSEWQLERKGLHKKVLDLHFSKLEKPHRVSTVIISVSKVENLENRESVYLTEDNLNVDQCMEMGTALCPVDYYLDMLIQQMLIGEKALCTIKTKGTGNPISITVTLKSIKESKEIQKLTVPEMYNLALRYKENGVKMFKTYPIFAHEYFVRAAKCLISFKNFEPLTKKNDGMSGKDMHDLLVQVQTNLAACLLNAKRYEDVIYQTKFVENQNSPSEKAIYRRAMAYYYLAEFDLAQKTIEKVPDYKDKKEFLSLHQKITERRKTNEDSYRGMVKKMFG encoded by the coding sequence aTGGAATGGTATATTGGAAGTGAATGGCAATTGGAACGCAAAGGTTTGCACAAGAAGGTGTTAGATCTCCACTTTTCCAAATTGGAGAAACCCCATAGAGTCTCAACAGTAATAATTTCCGTATCCAAAGTTGAAAATCTTGAGAATCGTGAATCGGTTTACCTGACGGAAGATAACTTAAATGTAGACCAATGTATGGAAATGGGCACGGCGTTATGTCCTGTTGATTACTATTTAGACATGTTGATTCAACAAATGCTAATAGGAGAAAAGGCATTGTGTACTATAAAAACTAAGGGGACAGGAAACCCCATTAGCATAACAGTAACATTGAAATCTATTAAGGAGtcgaaagaaatacaaaaactaACCGTACCAGAAATGTATAATTTAGCACTTAGATATAAAGAGAATGGCGTAAAGATGTTCAAAACGTATCCTATTTTTGCTCATGAATACTTCGTAAGAGCAGCTAAATGTttgatttcctttaaaaatttcgaaCCCCTTACGAAAAAAAACGATGGAATGTCGGGCAAGGATATGCATGACCTTTTGGTACAGGTGCAAACTAATTTAGCTGCCTGTCTTCTTAATGCAAAACGCTACGAGGATGTTATCTATCAAACAAAGTTTgttgaaaatcaaaattcccCCTCGGAGAAGGCAATTTATCGCCGTGCTATGGCTTATTATTATCTGGCAGAATTCGATTTAGCTCAAAAGACAATAGAAAAGGTGCCTGACTACAAAGATAAAAAGGAATTCTTAAGTTTGCATCAAAAAATTACGGAACGAAGGAAAACCAATGAAGATAGTTATAGGGGTATggtgaaaaaaatgttcggataa